From the genome of Clostridium sp. BNL1100, one region includes:
- a CDS encoding amino acid ABC transporter ATP-binding protein, with translation MEMIKATDIYKSFDGNVVLSGISFEVNKGEVVAVIGPSGSGKSTLLRCINLLEKVDMGSITVEDDIMVSTNAQGRAVYAEKKRLREIRLKIGMVFQSFNLFPHYSVLDNIMAAPVSVAGVSKAEAKKTAMELLVKMGLEDKANAYPCNLSGGQCQRVAIARALALKPDVLFFDEPTSALDPQLTNEVLKVIRQLAEEHMTMVVVTHEMNFAREVADRVIFMDGGVIVEEGKPEDIFTNPKKERTRAFIRGFIG, from the coding sequence ATGGAAATGATTAAAGCAACAGATATATATAAAAGCTTCGATGGCAATGTCGTACTTTCAGGAATCTCCTTTGAGGTTAATAAAGGCGAGGTTGTTGCAGTGATAGGCCCATCGGGGTCTGGAAAGAGTACACTGCTCAGATGTATAAACCTTTTGGAAAAGGTAGATATGGGTTCAATTACCGTAGAGGATGATATAATGGTATCTACCAATGCACAAGGCAGGGCTGTCTACGCAGAAAAGAAGAGGCTGAGGGAGATACGCTTGAAAATAGGCATGGTATTTCAGAGCTTCAATCTTTTTCCTCATTATAGTGTTTTGGACAACATTATGGCCGCTCCTGTAAGCGTTGCAGGAGTGAGTAAGGCAGAGGCAAAAAAAACAGCCATGGAGCTGCTTGTAAAGATGGGGCTTGAAGACAAAGCAAATGCATATCCATGCAATCTGTCAGGAGGTCAGTGCCAGAGAGTGGCTATAGCAAGGGCACTTGCACTCAAACCCGATGTTCTGTTTTTTGATGAGCCAACGTCTGCACTTGACCCACAGCTTACAAACGAGGTGCTTAAAGTTATCAGACAGCTTGCTGAAGAACACATGACAATGGTGGTTGTAACCCATGAAATGAATTTCGCACGGGAAGTTGCAGATAGGGTTATTTTTATGGACGGCGGCGTCATTGTAGAAGAAGGTAAGCCGGAGGATATATTCACAAACCCCAAGAAGGAAAGAACAAGAGCATTTATAAGAGGTTTCATCGGGTAA
- a CDS encoding XRE family transcriptional regulator — translation MKIGEKIKQLRVKNGLTQEELAGRCELSKGFISQLERDLTSPSIATLMDILESLGTNIKDFFNESVNEKVVFKKDDVFTKEDKDSGYVIHWLVSNAQKNAMEPILIKLDPGGSSELDNPHDGEEFGYVVSGGVTVYLGTQKYKVKKGECFYFKPVTTHKIVNSAKSQSIILWVSSPPSF, via the coding sequence ATGAAAATCGGTGAAAAAATAAAACAGCTAAGAGTTAAAAATGGTCTTACACAGGAAGAACTTGCCGGAAGGTGCGAATTGTCAAAAGGCTTTATATCGCAGCTGGAGAGGGACTTAACTTCTCCTTCAATTGCAACCCTGATGGATATTCTGGAATCACTGGGAACCAATATAAAGGACTTTTTCAATGAATCTGTCAACGAAAAGGTTGTTTTTAAAAAAGATGACGTTTTTACCAAAGAAGACAAGGATTCGGGTTACGTGATACACTGGCTTGTTTCAAATGCCCAGAAGAACGCCATGGAGCCTATTCTTATAAAGCTGGACCCGGGAGGCAGTTCAGAACTTGACAACCCCCACGATGGTGAGGAATTCGGGTATGTTGTCAGCGGAGGTGTAACTGTTTATCTGGGTACTCAAAAGTACAAGGTAAAAAAAGGCGAATGTTTCTACTTTAAACCTGTCACAACCCATAAAATAGTTAATTCAGCCAAGAGTCAGTCTATTATTTTATGGGTATCATCACCGCCTAGTTTTTAA
- a CDS encoding amino acid ABC transporter permease encodes MKLVLLLLEGMVVSLQIFALTLIFAIPLGLLVSFGRRSKHIIISGITSIYISIMRGTPLILQLLVVYFAPSYVFDAKVGRFTAAVIAFILNYAAYFAEIFRGGIESIPKGQYEAGEVLGFTKLQVFFKIVLPQVVKRVLPPISNEVITLVKDTALVSAIAVEEMFRVAQKASSTVSSVQPLFVAGVFYYVMNLIVAQAFSFAEKKLNYYR; translated from the coding sequence GTGAAGCTGGTATTGTTGTTATTGGAGGGAATGGTAGTTTCTTTGCAAATATTTGCACTAACGCTTATTTTTGCAATACCTTTAGGACTTCTGGTGTCTTTTGGTAGAAGGTCAAAGCACATAATTATTAGCGGAATTACAAGTATTTATATCTCAATAATGAGAGGAACACCATTAATATTGCAACTGCTGGTGGTTTATTTTGCACCGTCCTATGTTTTTGACGCTAAAGTCGGCAGATTTACTGCTGCCGTTATTGCATTTATACTTAATTATGCGGCTTACTTTGCTGAAATATTCAGAGGAGGAATCGAGTCTATTCCTAAAGGGCAGTATGAAGCAGGAGAAGTTCTGGGTTTTACAAAACTACAGGTGTTTTTTAAGATAGTTTTGCCTCAGGTTGTAAAAAGGGTATTGCCGCCTATCAGCAACGAAGTAATAACTCTTGTTAAGGATACTGCACTTGTTTCAGCAATCGCTGTGGAAGAAATGTTCAGAGTTGCCCAAAAAGCTTCCAGTACGGTATCCTCGGTACAGCCCTTGTTTGTTGCCGGAGTCTTCTATTATGTAATGAATCTTATTGTGGCTCAGGCGTTTTCATTTGCAGAGAAAAAGCTTAATTACTATAGATAG